The following are encoded in a window of Penaeus vannamei isolate JL-2024 chromosome 17, ASM4276789v1, whole genome shotgun sequence genomic DNA:
- the LOC138859116 gene encoding myosin heavy chain, muscle-like — protein sequence MPGHVKKSTGPDPDPSEYLFISPEQKRIDQAKPYDPKRSYWAPDPQEGFVECELQGAKGDKLVTVKLPSGEVKDFKKEQVGQINPPKYEKCEDVSNLTFLNDPSVFYVLKSRYQAKLIYTYSGLFCIVINPYKRYPIYTNRAVKIYMGKRRNEVPPHLFAICDGAYQNMMQDRQNQSMLITGESGAGKTENTKKVLSYFANVGASEKKEGEKKQVNFLNKCTIM from the exons ATGCCCGGCCACGTCAAGAAGAGCACGGGTCCTGACCCCGATCCCTCTGAGTACCTCTTCATTTCCCCTGAACAAAAGCGCATCGACCAGGCCAAGCCTTACGATCCCAAGAGGTCCTACTGGGCTCCCGATCCTCAGGAGGGTTTCGTTGAGTGTGAGCTTCAGGGCGCCAAGGGGGACAAGTTGGTTACGGTTAAGCTTCCGTCTGGAGAGGTTAAGGACTTCAAGAAGGAGCAGGTCGGCCAGATCAACCCTCCCAAGTACGAGAAGTGTGAGGATGTGTCCAACCTGACCTTCCTCAACGATCCCTCCGTCTTCTACGTCCTCAAGTCCCGTTACCAGGCCAAGCTTATCTACACCTACTCTGGTCTCTTCTGTATTGTCATCAACCCCTACAAGCGTTACCCCATCTACACCAACCGTGCCGTGAAGATCTACATGGGCAAGAGGCGTAATGAGGTGCCCCCTCATCTCTTCGCCATCTGCGACGGTGCCTACCAGAACATGATGCAAG ATCGTCAGAATCAGTCCATGCTTATCAC TGGCGAGTCTGGTGCCGGCAAGACAGAGAACACAAAGAAGGTGTTGTCTTACTTCGCCAACGTCGGTGCTTCTGagaagaaagagggcgagaagaAACAGGTAAACTTTCTTAACAAATGTACAATCATGTAA
- the LOC113819178 gene encoding myosin heavy chain, muscle-like — protein MQFTHEAFDILNFSNEERDNCYKVTASVMHFGNMKFRQRGREEQAEPEGTEAGEVVAKLLGVDAEELYRNFCKPKIKVGAEFVTKGMGVDAVNYNIGAMAKGLFSRVFSWLVKKCNVTLETGQTRAMFIGVLDIAGFEIFDFNGFEQICINFCNEKLQQFFNHHMFVLEQEEYSREGIVWQFVDFGMDLQACIELFEKKMGLLSILEEESMFPKATDKTFEEKLNNNHLGKSRCFIKPKPPKAGQPENHFAIVHYAGTVSYNLTGWLEKNKDPLNDTVVDQLKKASNALTVEIFADHPGQSGDAGGKGGV, from the exons ATGCAGTTTACTCAT GAAGCTTTCGACATCCTGAACTTTTCCAACGAAGAGAGAGACAACTGCTACAAGGTTACCGCGTCAGTCATGCACTTCGGTAACATGAAGTTTAGACAGAGAGGTCGTGAGGAACAGGCTGAACCCGAGGGCACTGAG gccggAGAAGTTGTTGCCAAGTTGCTCGGTGTCGACGCCGAGGAGCTCTACAGGAACTTCTGCAAGCCCAAGATCAAGGTCGGTGCCGAGTTCGTCACCAAGGGTATGGGCGTCGATGCTGTCAACTACAACATCGGTGCCATGGCCAAGGGTCTCTTCTCACGTGTGTTCTCATGGCTCGTCAAGAAGTGTAACGTGACACTTGAGACTGGCCAGACTCGCGCCATGTTCATCGGTGTGCTCGATATTGCCGGCTTCGAGATCTTCGAC TTCAACGGTTTCGAGCAGATCTGCATCAACTTCTGTAACGAGAAGTTGCAACAGTTCTTCAACCACCACATGTTTGTGCTGGAACAAGAAGAATACTCAAGGGAAGGCATTGTCTGGCAGTTCGTTGACTTCGGCATGGATCTGCAAGCTTGTATTGAGCTTTTCGAGAAG aAAATGggtctcctctccatccttgaGGAAGAGTCCATGTTCCCCAAGGCTACTGACAAGACCTTCGAGGAGAAGCTCAACAACAACCATCTCGGAAAGTCTCGTTGCTTCATCAAGCCCAAGCCTCCAAAGGCCGGTCAGCCTGAGAACCACTTTGCCATTGTTCACTACGCTGGTACTGTGTCCTACAACCTGACTGGCTGGCTTGAGAAGAACAAGGATCCTCTCAACGACACCGTCGTCGACCAGCTCAAGAAGGCCTCCAACGCCCTCACAGTCGAGATCTTCGCTGACCATCCCGGCCAGTCCGGTGATGCTGGCGGCAAGGGAGGTGTGTAA
- the LOC113802010 gene encoding myosin heavy chain, muscle-like: MYFSLYRDFKLDANCAAIGIISISYNILAAKEMIEAKDDKKAATACFEKAGLDPELYRTGNTKVFFRAGVLGRLEEIRDDRVALLMSWFQAWIRGFISRKQYSKMQKQRTALLVVQRNIRKFKVMRSWLWYDMWIKLKPKLNVTRAEDELIRLEELAEKAEADYEKEIVLRQELETKNASLLEERAELMNALDSSKGGMSEFMEKQAKLQAQKSELEAQLNDMLERVRKEEEASGQLSNGKKKCEQEFANLKKDLEDLELAVQKGDQDKATKEQQIQNLKEEIAHQEELITKVNKEKKHLQECNHKTAEDVQCIEDKCNHLSKMKTKLESTLDELEDSLEREKKLRSEVEKSKRKVEGDLRLTQEAVSDLERNYKELEVAVERKDKELSALTAKIEDEQALVYRDQRQVKELQARLEELEEDVEHERQARSKAEKAKNLLSREVGDLAERLDEAGGATATQIEINKKRESELAKVRRELEESSLQHESGLAALRKKHNDAVAEMSEQIDYLNKMKARTEKDKDAMKRDAEDARASMDALSRDKRASQKDAP; encoded by the exons atgtACTTTTCACTTTATCGAGACTTTAAGTTGGATGCTAATTGTGCTGCTATCGGTATTATTTCAATAAG TTACAACATCCTGGCCGCCAAGGAGATGATCGAGGCGAAGGACGATAAAAAGGCAGCTACAGCTTGCTTCGAGAAGGCTGGCCTCGACCCTGAGTTATACCGAACCGGTAACACCAAG GTGTTCTTCCGTGCCGGTGTCCTGGGTAGGCTCGAGGAGATCCGTGACGACCGAGTGGCCTTGCTTATGTCTTGGTTCCAAGCATGGATTCGTGGTTTCATCAGCCGCAAGCAGTACTCCAAGATGCAAAAGCAGCGCACTGCCCTCCTCGTTGTGCAGCGCAATATTAGGAAGTTCAAGGTCATGCGTTCTTGGCTCTGGTATGACATGTGGATCAAGCTCAAGCCCAAGCTCAATGTCACACGCGCCGAGGATGAACTTATTAGGCTGGAAGAGCTCGCCGAGAAAGCTGAGGCTGATTACGAAAAAGAGATTGTACTGCGCCAAGAACTCGAGACCAAAAATGCCAGTCTTCTTGAGGAAAGAGCAGAACTCATGAATGCTCTTGATTCTTCAAAGGGCGGTATGTCCGAATTCATGGAAAAGCAAGCTAAGCTTCAGGCGCAGAAGTCAGAACTAGAAGCTCAGTTAAAT GATATGTTAGAGCGAgtgcgaaaggaagaagaagcctCTGGCCAGCTGAGTAATGGCAAGAAGAAGTGTGAACAAGAATTTGCAAACCTGAAAAAGGACCTTGAGGACCTCGAACTTGCCGTCCAGAAGGGCGACCAAGATAAGGCCACCAAGGAACAACAAATCCAGAACCTTAAAGAAGAGATTGCTCACCAGGAGGAACTCATCACCAAggttaacaaggaaaagaaacaccTTCAGGAATGCAATCATAAGACTGCCGAGGATGTCCAGTGCATTGAGGACAAGTGCAACCACCTTAGCAAGATGAAGACTAAGTTGGAATCCACTCTTGACGAACTCGAGGATTCTCTTGAGCGTGAGAAGAAGCTTCGCAGTGAAGTTGAGAAATCAAAGAGGAAAGTTGAGGGTGACCTTAGGCTTACCCAAGAGGCTGTCTCTGATCTGGAACGCAACTACAAGGAGCTTGAAGTAGCCGTTGAGCGCAAAGATAAGGAACTTTCAGCTCTCACCGCCAAAATTGAGGATGAACAGGCTCTTGTATACAGGGACCAGAGGCAGGTTAAGGAACTACAGGCTCGCCTCGAGGAGCTCGAGGAAGACGTTGAACATGAGCGTCAAGCGCGTAGCAAGGCTGAGAAGGCCAAGAACCTTCTTTCTCGTGAAGTTGGAGATCTTGCCGAGAGACTGGACGAGGCTGGCGGCGCCACGGCCACTCAGATCGAGATCAACAAGAAGCGCGAGAGTGAACTGGCTAAGGTTCGCCGGGAGCTCGAGGAATCCAGCCTTCAGCACGAATCTGGTCTTGCTGCTCTCCGTAAGAAGCACAACGACGCTGTTGCAGAGATGTCTGAGCAGATCGACTACCTGAACAAGATGAAGGCCAG AACAGAGAAGGATAAGGACGCGATGAAGCGTGATGCTGAAGATGCTAGGGCTTCAATGGATGCACTTTCTCGTGATAAG